In Phaseolus vulgaris cultivar G19833 chromosome 10, P. vulgaris v2.0, whole genome shotgun sequence, a single genomic region encodes these proteins:
- the LOC137817974 gene encoding self-incompatibility protein S1-like, translating to MKVLVTVVVGLMIMKMVQSEGDVDGILGGKKTVRVTNDMTNGISVFLHCKSRDDDLGARVLEIGQYQEWSFRNNIGHTTLFWCNLQARNVQNHFEAYSYKEDSAVCDQCYRSLKDDGLYFFNQYEKKWEKKAAWNIHAF from the coding sequence ATGAAGGTATTAGTGACAGTTGTTGTAGGGTTGATGATTATGAAGATGGTGCAAAGTGAAGGAGATGTTGATGGGATTTTGGGTGGTAAGAAAACAGTTCGCGTTACAAATGATATGACAAATGGCATTTCTGTGTTTCTTCATTGCAAATCGAGGGATGATGATCTTGGAGCACGTGTTCTTGAGATTGGACAGTATCAAGAATGGAGTTTCAGAAATAACATTGGTCACACCACTCTTTTCTGGTGTAACCTGCAAGCACGCAATGTTCAAAACCATTTTGAGGCTTACAGTTACAAAGAAGATAGTGCTGTGTGTGACCAATGTTACAGAAGCTTGAAGGATGATGGATTATACTTCTTTAATCAGTACGAAAAAAAATGGGAGAAGAAAGCTGCATGGAATATCCATGCTTTCTGA